One Fibrobacter sp. UWB13 DNA window includes the following coding sequences:
- a CDS encoding YggS family pyridoxal phosphate-dependent enzyme, whose amino-acid sequence MEFTLDEMREHLAALEARIGEACKIAGRSRDSVKLVWVSKFHPAEAVENAIALGATDFGENRVQEAELKFSEPRTAKDGSRVRCHVIGPVQSNKLKKAALVADCIHSIASIEAVEKLEKVCAAAANGQGKVLDILFQVNAGEEETKSGLDVHEAEAFLNDLAAKAGAATDDGKSENFPHLRFRGLMTIGKNTGVPEDSRECFAFLRGLRDKFLAKGGAFAKFDQLSMGMTLDLEVAIEEGSTMIRVGTALFGERDYSKPVNDPA is encoded by the coding sequence ATGGAATTCACACTTGATGAAATGCGCGAGCACCTTGCAGCTCTCGAAGCAAGGATTGGCGAGGCTTGCAAGATTGCGGGTCGCAGCCGTGATTCGGTTAAGCTTGTGTGGGTGAGCAAGTTCCACCCGGCAGAAGCTGTGGAAAATGCGATTGCTTTGGGTGCAACGGACTTTGGCGAAAACCGCGTGCAAGAAGCCGAACTCAAGTTCTCCGAGCCGCGTACGGCAAAGGACGGGAGCCGCGTGCGTTGCCATGTAATTGGTCCTGTGCAAAGTAACAAGCTCAAGAAGGCTGCACTTGTAGCCGACTGCATCCATTCCATTGCAAGTATCGAAGCGGTGGAAAAGTTGGAGAAGGTTTGCGCTGCAGCTGCAAATGGTCAGGGAAAAGTTCTCGACATTTTGTTCCAGGTGAATGCGGGCGAAGAAGAAACGAAGAGCGGCTTGGACGTGCATGAGGCTGAAGCTTTCTTGAACGATCTTGCGGCAAAAGCGGGCGCTGCCACTGATGACGGCAAGAGCGAAAACTTCCCGCATTTGCGTTTCCGCGGCCTCATGACGATTGGCAAGAACACGGGTGTTCCGGAAGATTCTCGCGAGTGCTTTGCGTTCTTGCGTGGGCTGCGCGACAAGTTCCTTGCTAAAGGTGGCGCCTTTGCGAAGTTCGATCAGCTTTCGATGGGCATGACGCTTGATTTGGAAGTCGCCATCGAAGAAGGCTCTACGATGATTCGCGTGGGAACGGCTTTGTTTGGAGAGCGTGACTATTCTAAGCCGGTAAACGATCCCGCTTAG
- the rsmA gene encoding 16S rRNA (adenine(1518)-N(6)/adenine(1519)-N(6))-dimethyltransferase RsmA, which produces MDRARRRKFGQNFLDVETATAIAGDLPAEAGEFVLEIGPGHGALTEHLLNRGLELTAVEIDEQCVEVLNEKFKDYKNFNIVNIDFLKFDLQAFLDAHAKPWVTGNLPYNVSTAIIAGLMPRLHLTKGFMGMVQLEVAERICAAPCSSNYGSLSVLVSAFANTQILRKIGPEHFTPKPNVDSATMLLTPREDAIQAPDGFFDFVRTAFTQKRKTLANSFGRNYDKKKIQATIELLDWPTTIRAEELSPEQFLNFYKAFKGE; this is translated from the coding sequence ATGGATAGAGCACGCCGTCGCAAATTTGGACAGAACTTTCTCGATGTTGAAACCGCCACCGCCATCGCAGGCGATTTGCCTGCCGAAGCCGGCGAATTCGTCCTTGAGATTGGTCCCGGTCACGGCGCCCTCACGGAGCACTTGCTCAACCGCGGGCTAGAACTTACTGCTGTCGAAATTGACGAGCAGTGCGTTGAAGTCTTGAACGAAAAATTCAAAGATTACAAGAACTTCAACATTGTCAACATTGACTTTTTGAAGTTTGACTTGCAAGCATTTTTGGACGCACACGCAAAACCGTGGGTTACCGGCAACTTACCATACAACGTAAGCACAGCAATTATCGCAGGGCTTATGCCGCGTTTGCACTTGACCAAAGGCTTTATGGGAATGGTGCAGCTCGAAGTCGCCGAACGCATTTGCGCCGCGCCGTGCAGCAGCAATTACGGGAGCCTTTCCGTGCTCGTTTCAGCATTTGCAAACACGCAAATTTTGCGCAAGATTGGGCCGGAACATTTCACGCCAAAGCCGAATGTCGATAGCGCCACAATGCTTTTGACACCACGCGAAGACGCAATCCAGGCGCCCGACGGATTCTTTGACTTTGTGCGTACTGCCTTCACGCAAAAGCGAAAGACACTTGCGAATTCCTTCGGACGTAATTACGACAAGAAGAAAATCCAGGCAACCATTGAACTTTTGGATTGGCCGACGACCATCCGCGCCGAAGAACTCAGCCCCGAGCAGTTCCTGAATTTCTACAAGGCATTTAAAGGTGAATAA
- a CDS encoding type II toxin-antitoxin system VapC family toxin, with product MKIYLDNCCYNRPYDDQSHLTISIEAQAKMQIQSLVKAQKLQLASSFILDYENSCNPYTDRKSAITKFLNDNVFDYVGSDKSDVIAINAKKIMATGVKMKDACHIACAELMNCDYLLSTDKRMLKYKSNSIKLINPIEFLNLISGGAENDN from the coding sequence ATGAAAATATATCTAGACAACTGCTGCTACAACCGGCCTTATGACGACCAAAGCCATTTGACCATTTCCATTGAAGCACAAGCTAAAATGCAAATACAATCTCTTGTAAAAGCACAAAAATTGCAATTGGCTTCATCATTTATTCTTGATTACGAAAATTCTTGTAATCCGTACACAGACAGAAAATCTGCTATAACAAAATTTTTGAATGATAATGTTTTCGATTATGTAGGAAGCGACAAATCAGATGTAATCGCCATAAATGCCAAGAAAATCATGGCAACAGGGGTAAAAATGAAAGACGCTTGTCACATTGCCTGTGCAGAATTAATGAATTGTGATTATCTTTTAAGTACGGACAAGCGGATGCTTAAATATAAAAGTAATTCGATAAAATTGATCAACCCCATAGAGTTCCTTAATCTAATAAGCGGAGGTGCTGAAAATGATAAC